One region of Streptomyces capillispiralis genomic DNA includes:
- a CDS encoding GDP-mannose 4,6-dehydratase encodes MSKRALITGITGQDGSYLAEHLLSQGYAVWGLCRGQANPRKDRIAEMIPGLSFVDGDLMDQGSLVSAVDLVQPDEVYNLGAISFVPMSWQQPELVTEVNGTGVLRMLEAIRMVSGLSKSSGGASRGQIRFYQASSSEMFGQVVESPQSETTRFHPRSPYGVAKTFGHYITRNYRESFGMYGVSGILFNHESPRRGAEFVTRKITLAVAQIKLGLMDKVSLGNLDAERDWGFAGDYVRAMHLMLQQEEPVDYVVGTGRMHTVRDAARIAFEHVGLDWRDHVVIDPKLVRPAEVETLCADTTNARKELGWEPEVDFEQLMRMMVESDLRQASRDRDYSRLVAAAGTW; translated from the coding sequence ATGTCCAAGCGCGCACTGATCACCGGAATCACCGGACAGGACGGTTCCTACCTGGCGGAACACCTGCTGAGCCAGGGGTACGCGGTGTGGGGGCTCTGCCGTGGGCAGGCCAACCCGCGAAAGGACCGGATCGCCGAGATGATCCCCGGTCTGTCCTTCGTGGACGGCGACCTGATGGACCAGGGCAGCCTGGTCTCGGCGGTCGACCTGGTCCAGCCCGACGAGGTCTACAACCTGGGGGCGATCTCCTTCGTCCCCATGTCCTGGCAGCAGCCCGAACTGGTCACCGAGGTCAACGGCACCGGCGTGCTGCGCATGCTCGAGGCCATCCGCATGGTCAGCGGACTGAGCAAGTCCTCCGGCGGCGCCTCCCGCGGCCAGATCCGCTTCTACCAGGCGTCCTCCTCGGAGATGTTCGGGCAGGTCGTGGAGAGCCCGCAGAGCGAGACGACCCGGTTCCACCCGCGCAGCCCGTACGGCGTGGCCAAGACGTTCGGCCACTACATCACCCGCAACTACCGCGAGTCGTTCGGGATGTACGGCGTCTCCGGGATCCTCTTCAACCACGAGTCCCCGCGCCGCGGAGCCGAGTTCGTGACCCGGAAGATCACCCTGGCGGTGGCCCAGATCAAGCTGGGCCTGATGGACAAGGTCAGCCTCGGCAACCTGGACGCCGAGCGCGACTGGGGCTTCGCCGGCGACTACGTGCGTGCCATGCACCTGATGCTCCAGCAGGAGGAGCCCGTCGACTACGTCGTGGGCACCGGGCGGATGCACACCGTGCGCGACGCGGCACGCATCGCTTTCGAGCACGTGGGCCTGGACTGGCGCGACCACGTCGTCATCGACCCCAAGCTGGTACGTCCCGCCGAGGTCGAGACGCTGTGCGCCGACACCACCAACGCCCGCAAGGAGCTGGGCTGGGAGCCCGAGGTCGACTTCGAGCAGCTGATGCGCATGATGGTCGAGTCCGACCTGCGCCAGGCCTCGCGCGACCGCGACTACAGCCGGCTGGTGGCGGCCGCCGGCACCTGGTAG
- a CDS encoding GntR family transcriptional regulator, whose translation MEIDPAASGAVLKRERVRDAILELIDARCPGDAIPSERSLCARLGVSRPTLRAAVDELVVAGLLVREHGRGMFVAAEKITQELAPERNSFTLPRAGGVWTSKVLELRTLPAGARVGRRLRVSPAARIRYVARLRLVDGSPMAIEHLHVPADLVPELTREELEQGDLYEHFRDRHGVQVGEAVQSIEPTVVTRAEADLLDVPELSPALLFERLTTGTTGRPVEYVHSLYRGDRYRIVSRLTLGPAAAPTEPPVGHQPGIPPGDLLSGGPVTFSPRAVVQRDG comes from the coding sequence ATGGAGATCGATCCCGCCGCCTCAGGTGCCGTGCTCAAGCGGGAACGGGTGCGCGACGCGATCCTCGAACTCATCGACGCCCGGTGCCCCGGCGACGCCATCCCCTCGGAGCGCAGCCTGTGCGCCCGGCTCGGCGTGTCGCGCCCGACGCTGCGCGCCGCGGTGGACGAACTGGTCGTGGCGGGACTGCTGGTGCGCGAGCACGGCCGCGGCATGTTCGTGGCCGCCGAGAAGATCACCCAGGAACTGGCCCCGGAGCGGAACTCCTTCACCCTGCCCCGGGCCGGCGGCGTGTGGACCAGCAAGGTCCTGGAGCTGCGCACCCTGCCGGCGGGTGCCCGGGTGGGGCGCAGACTGCGCGTGTCGCCGGCCGCCCGGATCCGCTACGTGGCCCGTCTCCGGCTGGTCGACGGCTCGCCCATGGCCATCGAGCATCTGCACGTCCCGGCGGACCTCGTGCCGGAACTGACCAGGGAGGAACTGGAACAGGGAGATCTGTACGAGCACTTCCGCGACCGGCACGGGGTGCAGGTCGGTGAGGCGGTGCAGTCCATCGAACCCACGGTGGTGACCCGCGCGGAGGCGGACCTGCTGGACGTCCCCGAGCTCTCGCCGGCCCTGCTCTTCGAACGCCTCACCACCGGCACCACGGGCCGGCCGGTCGAGTACGTCCACTCGCTCTACCGGGGGGACAGGTACCGCATCGTCTCCCGGCTCACCCTCGGCCCGGCCGCCGCGCCGACGGAGCCACCGGTGGGACACCAGCCGGGCATCCCTCCGGGCGACCTGCTGTCCGGCGGGCCGGTGACCTTCTCCCCGCGGGCAGTGGTGCAGCGGGACGGGTGA
- a CDS encoding cellulose binding domain-containing protein — MSTRPTGRRTRAALALTALLGSAALAGLPAGTAAAADGSLSVQYRTGSGGATADQSEPWLKVRNTGAATVQLSQVKIRYYFKADSPDATYAFACSWAVRGCSAITGTFGTLARPTATADRYLEIGFTSAAGSLAPGADTGDMQLRFHRTNWQTLRQSDDYSFNGTQTSYADWNKVTARLSDATVWGTAPEGNGSTDPTDPPAGGQALFDDFSYTSHTDPAISAHGWSVRANSGGPGVPGATWDPSKVTFSASGGNSVMNLETSTAGTGASTVHTEVLTKSMKFKNGTYAARVRFSDTPKYGPDGDRIVQAFFTINDLKAPMADDYAEYDFEYLPNGGWGEPANILYTTSWETFNPDPWQAVNQHTESRQSFSGWHDLVVTIDNSAITYYVDGRHFGTHDAAYLPERPMSINFNQWLIDLQGQTSTTPRAYDQQVDYVLHVKDQVLTPAQVAAKVTAYRDAGTSFVDEVPAP; from the coding sequence ATGAGTACTCGTCCCACCGGCCGCCGCACCCGCGCGGCACTCGCGCTGACCGCCCTGCTCGGCAGCGCCGCCCTGGCGGGTCTTCCCGCCGGCACCGCCGCCGCCGCGGACGGCAGCCTCTCCGTGCAGTACCGCACCGGGTCGGGCGGGGCCACCGCCGACCAGAGCGAGCCCTGGCTCAAGGTCCGCAACACCGGTGCGGCCACCGTCCAGTTGAGCCAGGTGAAGATCCGCTACTACTTCAAGGCGGACTCCCCCGACGCCACGTACGCCTTCGCCTGCTCCTGGGCGGTCAGAGGCTGCTCCGCCATCACCGGCACGTTCGGCACCCTCGCCCGCCCCACCGCGACGGCCGACCGCTACCTGGAGATCGGGTTCACCTCCGCCGCCGGATCCCTGGCCCCCGGCGCCGACACCGGGGACATGCAGCTGCGCTTCCACCGGACGAACTGGCAGACACTGCGGCAGAGCGACGACTACTCCTTCAACGGCACCCAGACCTCCTACGCCGACTGGAACAAGGTCACCGCTCGGCTCTCCGACGCCACGGTGTGGGGCACGGCCCCCGAGGGCAACGGCTCCACCGATCCGACCGACCCGCCGGCCGGCGGCCAGGCCCTGTTCGACGACTTCTCCTACACCTCCCACACCGACCCGGCGATCTCCGCGCACGGCTGGAGCGTGCGCGCCAACTCCGGCGGCCCGGGGGTGCCCGGCGCGACCTGGGACCCGTCGAAGGTCACCTTCAGCGCCTCGGGCGGCAACTCGGTGATGAACCTGGAGACCTCCACCGCCGGCACCGGCGCCTCCACCGTCCACACCGAAGTGCTCACCAAGAGCATGAAGTTCAAGAACGGCACCTACGCCGCCCGCGTCCGGTTCTCCGACACGCCGAAGTACGGGCCCGACGGCGACCGGATCGTCCAGGCCTTCTTCACCATCAACGACCTCAAGGCCCCCATGGCCGACGACTACGCCGAGTACGACTTCGAGTACCTGCCCAACGGCGGCTGGGGCGAGCCGGCCAACATCCTCTACACGACCTCCTGGGAGACCTTCAACCCGGACCCCTGGCAGGCCGTCAACCAGCACACCGAGAGCCGGCAGAGCTTCAGCGGCTGGCACGACCTCGTCGTGACCATCGACAACAGCGCCATCACCTACTACGTCGACGGCCGGCACTTCGGCACGCACGACGCGGCCTATCTGCCCGAGCGCCCCATGTCCATCAACTTCAACCAGTGGCTGATCGACCTCCAGGGGCAGACCTCGACCACGCCCCGCGCCTACGACCAGCAGGTCGACTACGTGCTGCACGTGAAGGACCAGGTCCTCACCCCGGCGCAGGTGGCCGCGAAGGTCACCGCCTACCGCGACGCCGGCACGTCCTTCGTGGACGAGGTCCCGGCCCCGTGA
- a CDS encoding GH92 family glycosyl hydrolase: MRNATEPHPPTPPPGRRRLLSAALILGTLVAGLTPVSGAAAAPGRDIAAFDAVDPFIGTRLDTTQNKGNSAYGNTWPGATVPFGMVQSSPTTYRSSDGDQKGGYEYTADKIRGFGMTRLSGTGCEGRYSGFDFPVLPYTGGLTDGALPSSPADRVTDYYVGFDHADEKADPGYYAVDLANGVEAELTATTRTAVSRFDFPADGDSTLLFDVAGSNNRVFGSEVKVDGDTVSGWVETASVCDEGGRYRAYFSTTFDRPVKAHGTWQGSEVRPGSAGASGGTTEHGAGAYLVFDRGAKVTAKTGLSYVSVEGAARNADSETRGRPFEAVRAQAARVWRDALGTVDADGGTRDERVKFYTALYHSLLHPNVFDDVDGRYTGYDGKVHRVAEGRHHYVTYAGWDVYRSQAQLVALLFPEVGSDINQSITDMVTQTGTWPNWPHLNQAQQKMSGDSLQSVVASIDAFGSTGYDRRAALESMKATQGLPADSTLRRHAYQYATVGFVESRKGDSATSKTLEYAVDDFGIAQLARRLGDRETYDRYMVRAQNWRNVFDDASDHIRPRDRAGFDRGFDLGERGNQFEQATGYQYGWMVPHNVGALIEKRGGAEATAKALDDHTRALDAGVHHTSGAYLSNQPSFTMPFVHNWLRRPHRTADVLRRAVDEMYDTTPSGLPGNDDLGSLSSWYVWAGIGLFPAVPGTADLVVSGPMFDRVVVDSADSRRRIVLDAPRADEAPYVSALKVDGRATTRSWLPADFTRGGGELRFTMSAAPGPWGTGAADVPPSHTDGTDARNNIGVTPDGRGNLGSLDLSDNSLSRERLAAAGAAPGAKLPLKDTGVEFTWPRTEAGQPDNWIPHGQRVPLGGEHATGISFLGLATNGPAQGTAVVEYTDGSTQSVPVGFTDWTPGTTYQFGNEPLVTTTGRNRAAGGSDTVQTKVFGTRPQLLDPAKRVAAVVLPQGTDRGVMHVFDVALTDKPDLEVPGSTPERIVLTPTEKPASSQAVTWSTAAALTSGEVRVREAGTGQWRTVAARANEERSAGGVRVRTHSAVIDRLSPGTEYEYRVGTNGRFSPAHRFTTARAAGEEFTFLYFGDAQNDLSAKWAPVVKQAYTRFPDAVGSVNAGDLVNSSGNDSEWRDWFGAMDGYSQTTNVIAAPGNHEYAGDTFLTTWKSTFEYPGNGPVASPAAGDSPAERQRAAYEAHMAKALAETAYYTDYQGVRFIALNASTHDARSLMTPEDLPECGEGCPDPEKLWLDLQGRWLDRILADNPNKWAVAVFHQPVFSGAEGRDEKAVRDAWLPVLQRGDIDLVLMGHDHVYARGHVNADATSTPGVTTGPVYTVAVSGPKYYEEAPEDDNVWTRNGATQVVRAGHTSTFQGITVSKDRIRYESVVAAKWDDRSTTDKEVGEVLDAFTVTKYDDGTKYVTEDGVPVPPAGSTGG; this comes from the coding sequence ATGCGCAACGCCACCGAGCCACATCCGCCGACGCCCCCGCCGGGCCGTCGCAGACTCCTGTCCGCCGCGCTGATCCTCGGCACGCTGGTCGCCGGTCTGACGCCCGTGTCCGGCGCGGCGGCCGCCCCCGGCCGCGACATCGCGGCGTTCGACGCCGTCGACCCGTTCATCGGCACGCGCCTGGACACCACCCAGAACAAGGGCAACAGCGCCTACGGCAACACCTGGCCGGGCGCCACCGTGCCGTTCGGCATGGTGCAGTCCTCCCCCACGACGTACCGCTCGTCCGACGGGGACCAGAAGGGCGGGTACGAGTACACGGCGGACAAGATCCGCGGCTTCGGCATGACCCGGCTCTCCGGCACCGGCTGCGAAGGCCGGTACAGCGGCTTCGACTTCCCGGTGCTGCCCTACACCGGCGGGCTCACCGACGGCGCCCTGCCGTCCAGCCCGGCCGACCGGGTCACCGACTACTACGTCGGTTTCGACCACGCCGACGAGAAGGCCGACCCGGGCTACTACGCGGTGGACCTCGCCAACGGCGTCGAGGCGGAGCTGACCGCCACCACCCGCACGGCCGTGAGCCGCTTCGACTTCCCCGCCGACGGGGACTCCACCCTGCTGTTCGACGTGGCCGGCTCCAACAACCGGGTCTTCGGCAGCGAGGTGAAGGTCGACGGCGACACCGTCAGCGGCTGGGTGGAGACCGCCTCGGTGTGCGACGAGGGCGGCCGCTACCGGGCGTACTTCTCCACCACGTTCGACCGCCCCGTCAAGGCCCACGGCACCTGGCAGGGCTCCGAGGTGCGGCCCGGTTCGGCCGGCGCCTCCGGCGGGACCACCGAACACGGCGCGGGCGCCTACCTCGTCTTCGACCGGGGCGCGAAGGTCACCGCGAAGACCGGGCTCAGCTACGTGAGCGTCGAGGGCGCGGCCCGCAACGCGGACTCCGAGACCCGCGGCCGTCCCTTCGAGGCCGTGCGCGCGCAGGCCGCACGCGTGTGGCGGGACGCCCTCGGCACCGTCGACGCGGACGGCGGCACCCGCGACGAGCGCGTGAAGTTCTACACCGCGCTGTACCACTCCCTGCTGCACCCGAACGTCTTCGACGACGTGGACGGCCGGTACACCGGCTACGACGGGAAGGTCCACCGGGTCGCCGAGGGCCGCCACCACTACGTCACCTACGCGGGCTGGGACGTCTACCGCAGCCAGGCGCAGTTGGTGGCGCTGCTGTTCCCCGAGGTCGGCAGCGACATCAACCAGTCGATCACCGACATGGTGACGCAGACCGGCACATGGCCCAACTGGCCGCACCTCAACCAGGCGCAGCAGAAGATGAGCGGGGACTCGCTGCAGTCCGTGGTCGCCTCGATCGACGCGTTCGGCAGCACCGGGTACGACCGGCGGGCCGCGCTGGAGTCGATGAAGGCCACCCAGGGCCTGCCCGCCGATTCGACGCTGCGCCGGCACGCCTACCAGTACGCCACGGTCGGCTTCGTCGAGAGCCGCAAGGGCGACTCGGCGACGTCCAAGACGCTCGAGTACGCCGTCGACGACTTCGGCATCGCCCAGCTCGCCCGGCGCCTCGGCGACCGGGAGACGTACGACCGGTACATGGTCCGGGCGCAGAACTGGCGGAACGTGTTCGACGACGCCAGTGACCACATCCGCCCGCGCGACCGGGCCGGTTTCGACCGGGGATTCGACCTGGGTGAGCGCGGCAACCAGTTCGAGCAGGCCACCGGCTACCAGTACGGCTGGATGGTCCCGCACAACGTGGGCGCCCTGATCGAGAAGCGGGGCGGCGCCGAGGCCACCGCCAAGGCCCTGGACGACCACACCCGGGCGCTCGACGCGGGCGTCCACCACACCTCGGGCGCGTATCTGAGCAACCAGCCCAGTTTCACCATGCCGTTCGTCCACAACTGGCTGCGCCGGCCGCACCGTACGGCGGACGTGCTGCGCCGGGCGGTGGACGAGATGTACGACACCACGCCGTCGGGGCTGCCCGGCAACGACGACCTCGGCTCGCTGAGCAGCTGGTACGTGTGGGCGGGCATCGGCCTGTTCCCGGCAGTGCCCGGCACCGCCGACCTGGTGGTGAGCGGCCCGATGTTCGACCGGGTCGTGGTGGACAGCGCCGACAGCCGGCGCCGGATCGTCCTCGACGCGCCGCGCGCCGACGAGGCGCCCTACGTGAGCGCGCTGAAGGTCGACGGCCGGGCCACCACCCGGTCCTGGCTCCCGGCGGACTTCACGCGCGGGGGTGGCGAGCTGCGCTTCACGATGTCGGCGGCGCCCGGCCCCTGGGGCACCGGCGCGGCCGACGTCCCCCCGTCGCACACGGACGGCACGGACGCCCGGAACAACATCGGCGTCACCCCCGACGGCCGGGGGAACCTGGGCTCCCTCGACCTGAGCGACAACTCCCTGTCCCGGGAGCGGCTGGCGGCGGCCGGAGCGGCGCCGGGCGCGAAGCTGCCGCTGAAGGACACCGGCGTCGAGTTCACCTGGCCGCGCACCGAGGCCGGGCAGCCCGACAACTGGATCCCGCACGGCCAGCGCGTCCCGCTGGGCGGGGAACACGCGACCGGCATCTCGTTCCTCGGCCTGGCCACCAACGGGCCCGCGCAGGGCACGGCCGTGGTGGAGTACACCGACGGCTCCACCCAGTCCGTGCCGGTGGGCTTCACCGACTGGACGCCCGGGACGACCTACCAGTTCGGCAACGAGCCGTTGGTGACCACCACCGGCCGCAACCGGGCCGCGGGCGGCTCCGACACCGTGCAGACCAAGGTCTTCGGCACGCGTCCGCAGCTGCTCGACCCGGCGAAGCGGGTCGCCGCCGTCGTCCTGCCGCAGGGCACCGACCGCGGCGTCATGCACGTGTTCGACGTCGCGCTCACCGACAAGCCGGACCTGGAGGTGCCCGGTTCGACGCCGGAGCGCATCGTCCTGACGCCGACGGAGAAGCCGGCGTCGTCGCAGGCCGTCACCTGGAGCACGGCCGCCGCCCTGACCTCCGGCGAGGTGCGGGTGCGCGAGGCCGGGACCGGGCAGTGGCGGACCGTGGCGGCCCGGGCCAACGAGGAACGCAGTGCGGGCGGGGTGCGGGTGCGCACGCACTCCGCGGTGATCGACCGTCTCTCCCCGGGCACCGAGTACGAGTACCGGGTGGGCACGAACGGACGTTTCAGTCCCGCCCACCGCTTCACCACCGCCCGCGCCGCGGGCGAGGAGTTCACGTTCCTGTACTTCGGAGACGCGCAGAACGACCTGTCGGCGAAGTGGGCGCCCGTGGTGAAGCAGGCGTACACGCGCTTCCCGGACGCCGTCGGCAGCGTCAACGCGGGTGACCTGGTCAACAGCTCGGGCAACGACAGCGAGTGGCGCGACTGGTTCGGGGCGATGGACGGCTACAGCCAGACCACCAACGTCATCGCCGCGCCGGGCAACCACGAGTACGCGGGCGACACCTTCCTCACGACGTGGAAGTCGACGTTCGAGTACCCGGGCAACGGTCCGGTCGCCTCGCCCGCCGCCGGTGACTCCCCCGCCGAGCGGCAGCGCGCCGCGTACGAGGCGCACATGGCGAAGGCGCTCGCCGAGACCGCGTACTACACCGACTACCAGGGTGTGCGGTTCATCGCGCTCAACGCCTCCACGCACGACGCCCGTTCGCTGATGACGCCGGAGGACCTGCCGGAGTGCGGCGAGGGCTGTCCCGACCCGGAGAAGCTCTGGCTCGATCTGCAGGGCCGCTGGCTGGACCGGATCCTCGCCGACAACCCGAACAAGTGGGCGGTGGCGGTGTTCCACCAGCCGGTGTTCTCCGGTGCCGAGGGGCGTGACGAGAAGGCGGTGCGCGACGCCTGGCTCCCGGTGCTCCAGCGCGGCGACATCGACCTGGTGCTCATGGGTCACGACCACGTGTACGCCCGTGGTCACGTGAACGCCGACGCCACCTCGACTCCGGGCGTCACCACCGGCCCGGTCTACACGGTCGCCGTCTCGGGGCCGAAGTACTACGAGGAGGCCCCCGAGGACGACAACGTGTGGACCCGCAACGGGGCCACCCAGGTGGTCCGCGCCGGGCACACGTCCACGTTCCAGGGGATCACGGTCTCGAAGGACCGGATCCGCTACGAGTCGGTCGTCGCCGCCAAGTGGGACGACCGGTCGACCACGGACAAGGAGGTCGGCGAGGTGCTGGACGCGTTCACCGTCACCAAGTACGACGACGGCACCAAGTACGTCACGGAGGACGGGGTGCCCGTGCCGCCCGCCGGGTCCACCGGCGGCTGA
- a CDS encoding IclR family transcriptional regulator, with protein sequence MGGGPTLIGSVQRAFRLLEAASAHQNGAPAKQLARETGLPLATAYHLLRTLVHDGYLRKLDDGAFVLGDRLRTLHTAGPGQALLSRVRPALTALRDELSMAAYLTFYEDGEIRVADIADNARIPRAPLWVGFEDAGHATALGKSVLRELDGEARQEYLSRHPLNDLTPRTITTAEELVRRLDTTALAPAVTDLEEYSLGTVCVAVPVYSGTTLGSLGVSMPRDRLSRLAEIRERLLPAAARVTRGLSLTM encoded by the coding sequence ATGGGTGGCGGCCCCACGCTCATCGGCTCCGTGCAGCGTGCCTTCCGGCTGCTGGAGGCGGCGAGCGCCCATCAGAACGGCGCGCCGGCGAAACAGCTGGCACGGGAGACGGGCCTGCCCCTGGCCACCGCCTACCACCTGCTGCGGACGCTGGTGCACGACGGGTACCTGCGCAAGCTGGACGACGGCGCGTTCGTCCTGGGCGACCGGCTGCGCACCCTGCACACGGCGGGCCCCGGACAGGCACTGCTGAGCCGGGTCCGGCCGGCCCTCACCGCGCTGCGCGACGAGCTGTCCATGGCCGCCTACCTCACCTTCTACGAGGACGGCGAGATCCGTGTCGCCGACATCGCCGACAACGCCCGCATCCCGCGCGCGCCCCTGTGGGTGGGGTTCGAGGACGCCGGGCACGCCACCGCGCTGGGCAAGTCGGTGCTGCGAGAGCTGGACGGCGAGGCGCGCCAGGAGTACCTCTCCCGGCACCCCCTGAACGACCTCACGCCCCGCACGATCACCACGGCCGAGGAACTGGTCCGCCGGCTCGACACCACCGCGCTGGCCCCGGCCGTCACCGATCTGGAGGAGTACTCCCTGGGGACCGTGTGCGTCGCGGTGCCCGTGTACAGCGGCACCACCCTGGGCTCCCTGGGCGTGTCGATGCCCAGGGACCGGCTCTCCCGGCTGGCGGAGATCCGCGAACGGCTCCTGCCTGCCGCAGCACGGGTGACGAGGGGCCTGTCTCTCACTATGTGA
- a CDS encoding PP2C family protein-serine/threonine phosphatase, whose product MSHARQLGRDHWPFRHYKRGVGPASSPRAWAVAHWAAATPALPLLIIFVVVFTDLADGTGKIWLPLLAAAPALAAATSRPLGVLGVGLLASLLGAVIGVRHGMPVSELTVVLAALITVAGAGALASALRGRRERVLAAVRSVAETAQHALLKPVPETVGPFQVAVHYSAAAAEARIGGDLYALIPTPYGVRMIVGDVRGKGLPAVGTAALVLGVFREAAYDEPDLLDVVCRIERSLARNLGHDDFVTAVVAGYPEPGRLEMVNCGHAPPLMVRGTEVVAVDPVRPAPPIGLRALSGESPSLQVVPFGEGEQLLLYTDGVTEARDAGRAFYPLADGLSRHLCDDPARTLAALHEELLDHVGGRLHDDAALLLVRKPVVADPAVPAGPVPGGLALTGTCVVRPLTDLPEPAGGDALDDREGAA is encoded by the coding sequence ATGAGTCACGCCCGTCAGCTTGGTCGCGACCATTGGCCGTTTCGGCACTACAAGAGGGGGGTCGGTCCTGCATCGTCACCCCGGGCATGGGCCGTGGCCCACTGGGCCGCGGCGACCCCGGCACTGCCCCTACTGATCATCTTCGTCGTCGTGTTCACCGACCTCGCCGACGGAACCGGGAAGATCTGGCTGCCGCTGCTGGCGGCCGCGCCTGCTCTCGCCGCGGCCACCAGCCGGCCCCTCGGGGTCCTCGGCGTCGGCCTGCTCGCCTCGCTCCTCGGCGCGGTGATCGGCGTCCGGCACGGCATGCCCGTCTCGGAGCTGACCGTCGTCCTCGCCGCGCTGATCACCGTCGCCGGGGCCGGCGCGCTGGCCAGCGCCCTGCGCGGACGCCGTGAGCGGGTGCTCGCCGCGGTGCGCTCCGTCGCGGAGACCGCGCAGCACGCCCTGCTCAAGCCGGTGCCGGAGACCGTCGGCCCGTTCCAGGTTGCCGTCCACTACAGCGCCGCCGCGGCGGAGGCTCGTATCGGCGGTGACCTCTACGCCCTGATTCCCACCCCGTACGGGGTCAGGATGATCGTCGGCGACGTGCGCGGCAAGGGACTGCCGGCCGTCGGGACGGCCGCGCTGGTGCTCGGTGTCTTCCGGGAGGCCGCCTACGACGAACCCGATCTCCTGGACGTGGTCTGCCGGATCGAGCGCAGTCTGGCCCGCAATCTCGGCCACGACGACTTCGTCACCGCCGTGGTCGCCGGCTACCCGGAGCCGGGGCGCCTGGAGATGGTCAACTGCGGCCACGCGCCGCCGCTGATGGTCAGGGGCACCGAGGTGGTGGCGGTGGACCCCGTCCGCCCGGCGCCGCCGATCGGCCTGCGGGCGCTCTCGGGCGAGTCGCCCAGTCTCCAGGTGGTGCCCTTCGGTGAGGGTGAGCAGCTGCTGCTCTACACCGACGGTGTCACCGAGGCCCGCGACGCCGGCCGCGCGTTCTACCCGCTGGCCGACGGCCTGTCCCGGCACCTGTGCGACGATCCGGCCCGGACGCTGGCCGCGCTGCACGAGGAACTGCTGGACCACGTGGGCGGCCGGCTGCACGACGACGCCGCGCTGCTGCTGGTCCGCAAGCCCGTCGTCGCGGACCCGGCCGTGCCCGCAGGCCCGGTCCCGGGCGGCCTCGCCCTGACCGGCACCTGTGTGGTCCGGCCGCTCACGGACCTGCCGGAGCCGGCCGGCGGCGACGCCCTCGACGACCGCGAGGGCGCCGCCTGA